The DNA sequence GGTCGAGGTCCAGGCGGAGGTCTTCGTGATGCTGTCGGGGACGAGGGCAGCGGCGGCCGTCTGCAGCGTGCTGAGGCTGCTGTTGAGCGCCTGCAGGACGCTGACCATCGTCTGGCTGGCCGCCTTGCCGGTGGTCAGGTAGGCGCCCGACTGCCGCTCGACCTGCATGAGGGAGCTGATGATCTGGGCGGTGTTCAGGCCGGAGACGAGTCCGTCGACCGAGGCCATGGCACTGCCTCCTTTCCTGGTGCTGGTGCAGGACGGGCGCGGGCCCGGGGCAGAGGGAGGGTCGCCCCCTCAGGCCCCGGGCCGCGCTCCGGACTCAGCCGAGCAGCTTGAGGACCGACTGCGGGGCGGAGTTGGCCTGCGCCAGCATCGAGACACCGGCCTGCTGCAGGATCTGCGACCGGGTGAAGGACGTCATCTCCTTGGCCATGTCGGTGTCGCGGATCCGGGACTCGGCAGCAGCCGAGTTCTCGGAGGCGACGCTGAGGCTGTTGATGGTGTGCTGCAGACGGTTCTGCACCGCACCGAGGTCGGCCCGGTTGCCCGAGACGGTCTTGATGGCGTTGTCGATCGCGGTGAGCGCGGTCGCCGCGCCGGCCGAGGTCGACACGTCCAGGGTGCCGGTGCCGAGGGTCGTCGTGTCGGCCTTCGCGAAGGCGACGTCGACGGTCTGGCCGCTGTTGGCGCCGATCTGGAAGGTGAAGGTGCCGGAGGTGCCACCGGTGCCGTCGAGGAGGTTCTGCCCGTTGAACTGGGTGGTGCTGGCGATGCGGTCGAGCTCGTCGTTGAGGGCCGTCACCTCGCTCTGGATGGCGGTGCGGTCGTCCGCGGTGTTCGTGTCGTTGGCCGCCTGGACCGACAGCTGACGCATGCGCTGCAGGATCGAGTGCGTCTCGTTGAGTGCGCCCTCCGCAGTCTGCACGAGGCTGATCGCGTCCTGCGCGTTCGAGGTGGCCTGGTTGAGGCCGTTGGTCTGGGCGCGCAGCTTCTCGCTGATCGCCAGGCCGGCGGCGTCGTCGGCGGCCCGGTTGATCCGCAGGCCCGAGGACAGTCGCTCGAGGCTGGTGGCCATCGAACTCTGCGTCGAGCTCAGGTTCCGGTACGCGTTCATGGCCGCGACATTGGTGTTGATCTGAAGACCCATGGTGGTTCCTCTCCTTGGATGGGGTCCCGGGGAGCCATCCGTGGCTCCCCGCGTCGGCCCAGGGGGTCGACACCGGCCCTATCGGCCGGGCCGAGCCGTCCCTGAGGACTTTCTCCGCGAGCGTGTCGCGGGACTCACTCGCCCACGACGCGGTGCGCGCGGTGGGTGCTCCCGATGCCGCCCGGGCGGCGGTTGTGGTGGCTGGCCCGGCCGGCGATCTCGGCGTAGTACGCGGCCCTGCGTCGGGCGACGACGCCGTCGGGTCGGGCCGGCACGAGCTCGGGGTCGAGGTGGGTGTTGAGCCCGTCGCGCAGCAGCCCGAGCGCCTCGGTGCGCAGCTGGGAGACGCGCGACTCGGTGACGCCGAGCTCCTCGGCCACCTCGCGGATCGGGCGGTCCTCGAAGAAGGTCCCGCGCACGACGGCCTGGAGCCGCTCGGGGAGGGCGTCGACGGCGGCGAGCAGGTAGGCGCGGCGCTCCCGCTCCACGACGAGCGACTCCGGTGTCGCGGTGGTGCGGGGCAGCAGCGCGTCGGCCTCGCCGTCCTCGCGCACGGCGTCGATCCGCAGCACGACCGACTGGTGCAGGTCCCGGCGCAGCTCGCGCAGCTCCTGGACCGACGTCCCCATCGAGGTCGCCAGCTCCTGCTCGCGCGGCTCGCGGCTCAGCCGGCCGGCGAGCGCCTCGCGGTGGGCCTCGCGCTCGCGGGCCCGGGCGCGCAGCGACCGCGACGCCCAGTCCATCGAGCGCAGCTCGTCGAGCAGCGCGCCGCGGATGCGCCGCGCGGCATACCGCCCGAACGGCACCCCGAGGGCGGGGTCGAACGAGCGGGCGGCGGCGACCAGCGCACCGAGGCCGGCCGACGTGAGGTCGTCGAGGGCGACGTGGCCGGGGAGGCGGGCGCTGAGCGAGCGCACCTCGTAGTGCACGATGGGAAGGTTCTCGCGGCAGGCCCGCTCGACGTCAAACTCGTCCAAACTGGCCTGAAAGCACTCAGTCGCGGTCACGTGGACGAGAATTGCGCACGCCACCGAGTGCTCCCGACCACCACAGCAGGTCTCCGCCCCTTCGGACAAGCAACCTCGGCCGTTCGGACGACGTTGGGTATGGAATGTGTCAGGAACCTGTGTTTGCGGCACTCCGCTGTGCTCATGGAAGCGCTTGCAGCCCGCGCGACCCTCGATGACGTCCCGAAACGGCTCAGGGATGCCGCCCGGCTGACGATGGGGGCGGTCGTGAGAACCGAGACCCGTGACGCCGCCCAGCAGTGCGCCGAGCTCTCCGGCGCCCTCTGGGCCGTCCGCGGGCTGCTCGAGCGCCTGGCCTACCGCCTCGAGGTGCAGCGCGCCCTGGTCGAGACCGGACGTGCCACCTGGGTGGCGCGGGCGGCGCAGGAGGTCGAGATCGCGCTGGAGCAGGTGCGTGGGGCCGAGCTGGTCCGCGCCGTCGACACCGCGCCGGTCGCCCTCGCGCTGGGCCTGGACGCCGACGCCACCCTGTCCCAGATCGCCGCGCTCGCGCCCGCGCCGTGGGACGACCTGCTCGCCGAGCACCGCACCGCCCTGCTCGAGGCGACCCGCGACCTGACCGAGTCCGCCGCCGCCAACCGCGACGTGCTCGCCGCCGGGGCCCAGGCGGTCGAGGACGTCCTCGCCCGCTTCACCGGGCCGACCCCTGCCGCGACCTACGGCCCGACCGGCGCCCGGCAGACCGACCCCACCCGCCGACTTTTCGACCAGAGCACGTGAGGCGACAATGACCGCGATGACCCTCGACGCCCCCTCCTCCACGACCACCCCTGTCGCGCACTTCGCCGAGGGCCTGGTGGGCTTCCCCGACGCGCACGACTACGCCCTGCACGGCGGCGAGGGTGGCGTCTTCGAGATGCTGCCGACCGACGGCTCGGGCCCGGGATTCGTCGTCGCCGCCGCGGGCGTCTTCTTCCCCGACTACCAGCCGGTCCTGGACGACGCCACCGCCCGGCGGCTCGGCCTCGAGGACGCCGACGACGCGCTCGTCCTGACGATCGTTACTGTGGGGGCGGACGTCAGCGCCGCCCATGCCAACCTGCTCGCACCGGTCGTGGTCAACACCCGCTCCGGAGTCGCCGAGCAGGTCGTCCTGAGCGGCCAGGACTTCCCGCTGCGGGCGCCGCTCGGCGCGCACTGACCACCGCAGGCGTCGACGACCATGGCCCGACGGGCCAGGGAAGGAGCCGGGGCGTGCTCGTGCTCAGCCGCCGTCCCCACGAGAGCTTCCGCATCGGCCACGACGTCGTGATCACCGTGCTGGAGGTCAACGGCGACAAGGTGCGGATCGGCATCGACGCGCCGTCGCACGTGCAGGTGCACCGGCAGGAGGTCTACGAGGAGGTGCAGCGGGCCAACGCCGCCGCGGCCGCCACCGAGCAGGGCGCGACGACCGACCTTGCCCGCGCCGTGCGCGGCGCCGCCGGTGACCGGGGCTCGGACCGAGCCGCAGGGACGGACGACGCCGCGACGTCGGCCGAGCCGGAGGAGCCAGGGCAGCCGGGCGCCGCTCCGGGGGCCTGAGCCTCACACCCGGGCCCGGGCGGGCACCTCGCGCGCCAGGACGACCGCGACGGCTCCCAGCAGCGTCCCCGTCACCCGGCGCTGCCACACCACCCAGGACGGGCGTCGCGTCAGCACCCCCGCGATGCCGCCCGCGGCCACGACGATGCCCGCGTTCACGGTCACGCTCACCGCGATCTGCACCGCGCCCAGGACGAAACCCTGCGCGACCGTGTGGCCGCGCGACGGGTCGACGAACTGCGGGATGAGGGCGAGGTACATGATCGCCGCCTTGGGGTTGAGCAGGTTGGTGACCAGCCCCATCCGGAACAGGCGTCCGGCACCGTGGCGGGCGGTGGGGTGCACCTCGAAGGGCCCCGGCCACCCGGCCGCAGCGCCTGCCACGCGAGGACCGCGACGTATGCCGCGCCGGCCGCCTTGAAGCCGATGAACAGCCACGGCACGGCGACGAAGACCACGGCGAGCCCGACGCCCGTCGAGACTCCCACGTGGCCAGCCTGTCACGGCACGGCGTCCGGTCGGGCCGGGGTCGTCCGAAGGGTCGTCCTTACGGCCCGGAAGCGCGCGTTTGCCCGGACAACGGCACGTTTGGTGCGAGGATTGGCCCGTGCCAGAGCCCCGCGACGTCGACCCCGCCGAGCTGCAGCGCTGGCTCGCAGAGGCGTCCCCCGACGGGCTGTGGGTGTTCGACCGCGAGGGCCGGACGGTCTACGCCAACGACCGGCTGGCCCAGCTGCTCGGACGCACCCCCGGCGAGATGCAGGGCCTGTCGGTGTTCGAGACGCTCGACGAGGTCGGGCGGCAGCAGTTCGCCCACCACCTGCGCGAGCTCGAGGAGACGGGTGAGCCCGGGGACAACCTCGAGTGCGCCCTCGTGCGCAAGGACGGCAGCCGGCTGTGGGCGCTGGTCAGCCACACCCCCATCCACGACGAGGTGGGGCGCCCGGTCGGCTGGCTGCACCGGGTCACCGACTACCGGCAGCAGCGGCGGCTCATCGAGAGCATGCAGCGCAGCGAGCAGCTGCTGGCCGAGGCGCAGCACATCGCCAAGATCGGCAGCTGGGAGTGGGACGTCGTCACCGACACCGTCACCTGGTCCGACGAGCTGTACCGCATCTACGAGCTCGACCGGGTGGAGGACCTGAGCCCCACCTACCAGGGCTTCGTCGACCGCATCCACCCCGACGACCGCGCCCAGGTCGAGGCGACCGTGCAGGCCGCCATGGAGACCGGCACGTTCGAGTTCGACGCGCGCATCATCCGGCACGACGGCGGGTTGAAGTGGATCCGCGGTCGCGGCCAGGCGACCCGCGACGCCACCGGCCGGGTGGTCCGCATGGGCGGCACGGCCCAGGACGTCACCGAGACCAAGGACGCCGAGCAGGCCCTCGCCCTCCTGACGTCGATGGCGACGGCGGCGAACGAGGCCACCACCATCACCGAGGTCATCCCGCGCATCCTGGCCGACGTCGCCGAGCACACCGGCTGGCGCGCGGTCGCGGCGTGGCGGGTGACCCACGACGGGGAGCTCGTCGCGGTCCCCGGCCGGACCCGCCCGGCGCCGCAGGCGGACGTCGACGAGGCGCGACGGCTGGCCAGGGCCGCGATCCGCAGCCTCATGCCGGAGATCTCGCGCAGCACCGAGGGCACCCACCTCGTCGCGGCCCCCGTGGTCGCGGAGGAGCGTGCCGCGTGCGTCATCGTCATGGACACCCGCGCCACGACCCCACCCACCGACAGCGACAGCGTCACCGTGGGGCAGGCGAGCGCGCTGTTCGCCCACGTCGCCGAGCGCGAGTGGGCGGCCGAGCGGCTCGCCCAGGCGCGCGACGACGCGATGCGGGCCTCGAGGGCCAAGTCGGACTTCCTGGCGACGATGAGCCACGAGATCCGCACCCCCCTCAACGGCGTCATCGGCCTGTCCGAGCTGCTCGGGCGCACCGAGCTGTCGCCGCAGCAGCAACGCCTCGCCGACGGCATCGACTCGGCCGGCCGCAGCCTGCTCGCCCTCGTCAACGACATCCTCGACCTGTCCAAGATCGAGGCCGGCCGGCTCGAGCTCGAGCGGGTGGAGTTCGACCCGACGAGCGTCGTCGAGCAGAGCACCACCCTGTCGGCCGAGCGGGCCCGGGCCAAGTCCCTCGAGCTCGCCGTCACCTGCTCCCCGGACGTGCCGCGGCGCGTCCTGGGCGACCCGGTGCGGTTCGGGCAGGTGGTCGCCAACCTGACCGCGAATGCCGTGAAGTTCACCGCGGCGGGCGAGGTCGTGGTGCGCTGCACCGTCGAGTCCGCCCGGGACGGGCACGTGCAGCTGCGTGTCGACGTGAGCGACACCGGCTCGGGGATCTCGCCGGAGGTCCAGGCCCGGCTGTTCACCGCGTTCTCCCAGGGCGACACCTCGACCACGCGGGAGTACGGCGGCACGGGGCTGGGCCTGGCGATCAGCCGGCAGCTCGTCACGGCGATGGGCGGCCGGATCGGGGTCAACAGCGAGGAGGGCGCGGGCAGCACGTTCTGGTTCACCGCGACCTTCGACGCGGCCGGCGAGGGGTCCGCGCCGCCGCCACCCACGAGCAGCGTCATCGCCGGGCTGCGCGCGCTCGTGGTCGACGACAACGAGACGAACCGGTTCATCCTCGAGGAGCAGCTGGCCGGGTGGAAGGTCGACGCGGTCGTCGCGTCGTCCGGCGTGCAGGGCCTCGGCCTGCTCGACGAGGCGGAGCGGCAGGGGGCCCCGTTCGACCTCGTGCTGCTCGACTACGTCATGCCCGGCGTCAACGGTGAGCAGTTCGCGCGGATGGTGCGCGCCGACACCCGCTTCGACGCCACGCGGATCATCCTGCTGACCTCGGCCATGGACCTCGGCTCGGGCGACATCGCCGCCGCCGGCATCGACGCCAGCCTGCTCAAGCCGGTGCTCCCCTCCGCCCTGCTCGACACCCTCAACACGGTGGGGGCCGCCAGCCGCCAGCCGGGTCCGGCCCCCGAGCCCGTCCCCGCCCCCGCCGCCCCCCGGCAGCAGGCGCGGTCGCTCGACCGGGGCCGGGTGCTCGTGGTCGAGGACAACGAGGTCAACCAGCTCGTGGCCGCCGGGATCCTGGAGTCGCTCGGCTTCGCCGTCGACCTCGCCGAGAACGGCCTGGCCGGCTACTACTCCTTCCAGAACGCCGACGGCGCCTACGACGCGGTGCTCATGGACTGCCAGATGCCGCAGATGGACGGCTACGACGCGACCCGCGCCATCCGCGCCTTCGAGGACGGCCGGCAGCACGTCCCGGTGATCGCGATGACCGCGTCGGCCATCGCCGGTGAGCGCGAGCGCTGCCTCGAGGCCGGCATGGACGACTTCCTCACCAAGCCCGTGGACATCGCGCTGCTGACCGACGTGCTCGACCGGCTCGTGGGTCCCAGGGCCACGAGCCCGGACGACGCAGCCGGGGCGGAGCCCACGCCCGGCCCCGCGCCGTTCGCTGCCGAGGCCGGGGCGGATGCCGCGCCCGGCCCCGCGCCGTTCGCTGCCGACCTCGCGCCCGAGCTGGCTGCCGCCCTCGACCTCGACCGGCTCGCCGAGCTGCTCGAGCTCGACCCCGACGACCCCAGCCTGCTGCTGCGGATGCTCGACCGCTTCGACTCCAGCACCGCCGAGACCATGGACACACTGCGAGCGGCGCACTCCGCCGGTGACGCGGAGGGCCAGGGGCGGGCGGCCCACAAGCTCAAGGGGACGGCCTCCAACCTCGGCGCGACCGCCCTGGCTGCCCTCTGCCTCGAGGTGGAGCATCTCGGCGAGGACGGTGTGCTGGTCGCCGACCCGGTGGTGCAGGAGCTCGAGCGGCAGCGGCGGCTGGCGGCCGACGCCCTGCGCGCCTACCGGGAGCAGGTCCGGCCCGGATGAGACCGACGCAGACGGCCGGCCGGAGAGGTCTCCGGCCGGCCGTCCGGCGTCTGGGCGGGAGCCGCCCGGGATGGGGTGGGTCTAGGCGGACTCGACGTCCGCGCCGAGCAGCCCGCTCGGGCTCGCGATGTACTGGCCCGTGCGCGCACCGAGGGCGAGCCGGCGGCGGACCTCCCTCATGAGGTCCTCGTTGGACGCGAGCATCAGGGTCTCGGTGGGGCTCAGGGGCGCCAGGACGTCCAGCCCGCAGCCCTGGGCGGCCTGGAGCACGAGCTCGCGCACGGGGAGGTTGAGCTCGCGCGCCAGCGCGGCCATGGCCCGCGGCTCGGGCCACTCCGGCAGGACCGGGGAGTCCAGGATGGCCTCGAGGGTCCACTCGTCGAGGGCGGTGCGCTGCATCAGCGTCTCCCGGCTCCAGCCGAGCAGGCGCATCTGCTCGAGGACGAACGTACCGAGACTGTTGGTCACAGTGGGCTCCCGAGGGTCACGAGGCAGGTGGTCGTGGGATGACTAAACCGCCGAACTGATACGCGGCACCGCGAACTTTGCCAAGCCTTGAATGACCACTCAACCGTTCGGACGAACGGAGTTCACTCTTCGGTCCCACCCATCCCGGGCAAACCGGGACGGGTGGGGCGCCCGGCCCGGAGCCCGGAGCCCGCGCCCGGGACGGGCGAGAAGCGCGGGACGACGCCCGGCTGGGTCGGCCCGGAGCCGCCCGGGTCCGGGAGGTAGGTGCCGCGCGCGGCGAGGTGGGGGTCCTGCGCCGCCTCGGCGAGCGAGAGCACCGGCGCCACGCAGGCGTCCAAGGCCTCGAAGAGCGCGGCCCACTCGTCGCGGGTGCGGGTCGCGAACGCGGCCTCGAGCCGGGCCGCGACCCCCGGCCACGTCGAGCGGTCGAGCTGCCGCTCCACGAGCTCGTCCGCCACGGCGCCGTCCAGCCCGAGACCCGCGAGCACGCGCGCCCAGAAGACCGGCTCGACGGCACCGACGGCCACCCAGCGGTCGTCGGCCGTCCGGTAGCAGCGGTAGAACGGGGCGCCACCGTCGAACAGGTTGGCGCCGCGCGGCCCCGGCCACAGCCCCGAGGCGACCATGGACTGCAGCATCGCGGTCGTCGAGGCGACGCCGTCGACGATCGCCGCGTCCACCACCTGGCCCTCACCGGTCGCGCGGGAGTGCAGGAGGGCCGACACCACGCCGAAGGCGAGCAGCATCCCGCCGGCGCCGAAGTCACCGAGAAGGTTCAGGGGCGGCACGGGCCGCCCGTCGGCCCCGGCGAACGCCTCGAGGGCACCGGAGATGGCGAGGTAGGTGATGTCGTGGCCGGCGCGACCGGCATACGGGCCCTCCTGGCCCCACCCGGTCATCCGTCCGTAGACCAGCGCAGGCCGGACCGACAGGAGGTCCTGCGGTCCGAGCCCGAGCCGCTCGGCGACCCCGGGGCGGAACCCCTCGAGGAGCACGTCCGAGCGCGCGGCGAGGTCGAGCACCGCTGCGCGGCCGTCCTCGGACTTGAGGTCCAGCTCCACGGACCGGCGGCCGCGCAGCAGCACGGCATGGGTCGGACGCAGGTCCTCCCCCGGCCGGTCCACGCGGACGACGTCCGCGCCGAGATCGGCCAGGAGCATGCCGGCATACGGGCCGGGGCCGATGCCCCCCAGCTCGAGCACGCGGACGCCGGACAGCGGTCCGGGACGCGGCGCACCACTCATGAAGGGCACGGTAACCGGTCGGGCACGACGGGACCGCCGGCGTCCCGTCCACCTCTGTCCCCTAGAGGTGGACGGGCTGCCGGCGACGCGGCTCGACCGCGAACGCCGGGGTGCGTGGCCGGTCCGAGCCCCTGAAACCCGGAGCCGGCCTCACTCCCCCGTCAGATGACGTTGGACAGGAGCGCCCGCACCTCCGCCTCCCGGTAGCGGCGGTGGCCGCCCAGGGTGCGGATCGAGTTGAGCTTTCCTGCCTTGGCCCAGCGGGTGACTGTCTTGGGATCGACTCGGAAGAGCGCAGCAACCTCTGCAGGCGTGAGCAGCTTCTCGACCTCCGTCGGACGAGTGACCATGTGTTCTTCTCCTACTTCAGGGGACGTCCACCCATAATCGGACAAGGGCCTCCCATTGGGAACATTCCGAACGGGCCATCCCGCATGGTCCGGAAGTACTAGTCACGCGGATGCCGTGAGCCGGCCGGCGCGCGGCCCGGTACCCGCCAGAGGCGGGCCGGGACGCGGCACCCCCGAGCTCGGGAGGCCGGCTGGGACGCGGGCACCCGGACCTCGCGCGCAGGAATACGCTGGGAGCACGACGCGCGACCCGCGCCGCCCAGCCCAGCGTCACCGAGCCCTAGGAGTCACCACCGTGACCGTGTCCTCGCCGCCCACGACCTCGATGTCCCAGCACGAGCAGGTCGTCTTCTGCCACGACAAGACCACCGGCCTGCGGGCCATCATCGGCATCTACAGCACGGCCCTCGGGCCGGCCCTCGGCGGGACGCGGTTCTACCCGTACGCCACCGAGGAGGAGGCCCTGGCCGACGTGCTGCGCCTGTCCAAGGGGATGGCGTACAAGAACGCCGTGGCCGGGCTGGAGCTCGGCGGTGGCAAGGCCGTCATCATCGGCGACCCGGCGACGGACAAGACCCCCGACCTGCTGCGCGCCTACGGACGCTTCGTCGAGAGCCTCGGCGGCCGGTACGTCACGGCGTGCGACGTGGGCACGTACGTCGCCGACATGGACGTCGTCAGCGAGACGACCCGCTTCGCCACCGGGCGCAGCGAGGCCAACGGCGGCGCCGGCGACTCCTCGGTGCTCACGGCGTACGGCGTGTTCCAGGGCCAGCGGGCGTGCGCCCAGCACGTGTGGGGCAGCCCGACGCTGCGCGGCCGGACCGTCGGCATCGCCGGCGTCGGCAAGGTGGGCCGCATCCTCACCGGGCACCTCCTGGAGGACGGTGCCCGCGTCGTCGTCACCGACGTCAACCAGGAGGCGCTCGAGGCCCTCACCGCCGCGCACCCCGAGGTCGAGGTCGTGGCCGACACCGACGCCCTCATCCGGTCCGACATCGACGTGTACGCCCCCTGCGCGCTCGGCGGGGCGCTCGACGACGCGACCGTGGCGGCGCTGCGGGCCACCGTCGTCTGCGGCGGCGCGAACAACCAGCTCGTCACCGAGGGTGAGGGCGGCACGGCCGACCAGCTCGCGGCGCGGGGCATCACCTACGCCCCCGACTTCCTCGTCAACGCCGGTGGCGTCATCCAGGTGAGCGACGAGCTGCACGGGTTCGACTTCGAGCGGGCCAAGAAGGCCGCGACGGCGATCTTCGACCACACCCTCGAGGTCCTCGAGACCGCGCAGGAGCGCTCGATCACCCCCGCCGCGGCGGCGGACCACATCGCCGAGGAGCGGATGGCGGCCAAGCAGGCCGGCGGCATCTGGCTGCCCGCGCGCTGAGCCCTCCCGGTGGGGGTGCGACGCGCTCCCCCACCCCGCCGCGCGCCCGTTCGTGCGGTGGCGGGACCCGCGCCTCGTCCGACCGGCTCGATCGGCGCGGGTCCCGCCGCAGAACTTGCGCGGCTCATGTAGCGTTGGACCCACGACACATACACATTTCCCGGGACCGCTCCGTGGAGCCGAGGCACCATAGGTGACTCGTCCAGGCGATGCCGTCCCGGCAGACGCATGAGGGGGTCACGCCATGGGGCGCGGCCGGGCCAAGGCCAAGCAGACCAAGGTCGCTCGGGAGCTGAAGTACTTCTCCCCGAACACCGACCTGAGCGCGCTTGAGCGAGAACTACACGGTTCGTCGTACACCGAGCCGGAGCGAGCCTCCGACGACGCCGACGACGAGTACGACGACTACGGGAAGTGGGTTTCGGGTCAGCGATGACCTGATCCACGACCTGCTCCACCCTCATGCACGGGCCGGTGGTCCGTGTCGGCCACGACGGTCCTCCGGGACCGCCTGCACCCCGGCCGCCACGCCGCCGCGCCTCCAGCCGCGCCACCCCTGAGGGGGCTCGGCCGGGGGCTACGCTCCGCTCATGAGCACAGACACGCGGGAGCGCACCCGCCGTCTCGGGGTCGAGACCACCGGCATCGAGATCATCGACGAAGCCGAGCGGACCGCTCGACCCCGAGACCTGTTCTGGCCGTGGTTCGCGGCCAACGTGTCCGTGTTCGGGATCAGCTACGCCGCGTTCGCCCTGGCGTTCGGGATCTCGTTCTGGCAGGGCGTGCTCGTCTCGGTCGTCGGCATCGTCGTGTCCTTCCTGCTGTGCGGCGTCATCGCGATCGCCGGCAAGCGCGGGTCGGCCCCGACGATGGTGCTCTCCCGCGCGGCGTTCGGCGTCACCGGGCAGAAGGTGCCGGGCGTCATCTCGTGGCTCACCTCGATCGGCTGGGAGACCTTCCTCGCCATCACGGCGACGCTGGCGACCGCGACGATCTTCCGCGAGCTCGGCTGGGGCGGCGGCACCGGCACCAAGGTGGTGGCCGCGCTCGTCACGGCCGCACTGATCGTGCTCGCGTCCGTGGCGGGCTACCACGTCATCATGCGGCTGCAGTCGTGGCTGACCTGGATCACCGGCGTGGTGACGGTCCTCTACGTCGCGATGACGGTGGACCACATCAGCTGGTCGACCGTCACGGCGATCCCGGCCGGCTCCACCCAGTCGGTCATCGGCGCGCTCGTGCTGCTCATGACCGGCTTCGGCCTGGGCTGGATCAACATCGCCGCGGACTGGTCCCGCTACCAGCGCCGTGACGCCTCCGGCTCCTCGATCGTCGCCTGGAACACGGTGGGCGGGGCGCTGGCGCCGGTCCTGCTCGTCCTCTACGGCCTGCTCCTCGCCGGCTCGGACCCCAAGCTGCGCGACGGCATCTCCGCCGACCCGGTCGGCACGCTCGCCACGATCCTGCCGACCTGGGTCCTCGTGCCGTTCCTCGTCGCCGCGATCCTCGCGCTGGTCAGCGGCGCGGTGCTGGGCATCTACTCCAGCGGCCTGACGCTGCTCTCGCTCGGCGTGCGCATCCCCCGCCCGAGCGCGGCGCTCGTCGACGGCGTCATCCTCACCCTCGGCACCATCTGGGTCGTCTTCTTCGCCCAGGACTTCCTCGGCCCGTTCCAGTCGTTCCTCATCACCCTCGGGGTCCCGCTGGCCGCCTGGGCCGGGATCATGATCGGCGACATCTGGCTGCGCCGGCGCGACTACGACGAGGAGGCGCTGTTCGACCCGCGTGGCCGGTACGGCGCGTGGGACTGGACCTCGATCGGGCTCACCGTCGTCGCCTCGGTCCTGGGCTGGGGCCTGGTCGTCAACACCTTCGCCAAGGACGCCTCGTGGAACAACTGGCAGGGCTACCTGCTGGGGCCGCTCGGCCTCGGCGGGCGTGACGGCGCCTGGGCGTACGCGAACCTCGGCGTGCTGCTGGCCCTCGTCATCGGTCTCGTCGGCACCCTGGCCCTGCGGCGCGGCACCGTCCGCCGCCAGGAGGGCCGCGCGTGAGCGCTGGGCCCTGGCTGGTCGCCGTCGACTTCCAGCGCGTGTTCGGCGACCCCTCGAGCGAGTGGCGAGCGCCCCGGTATGCCGCGGCGGCGGCGAACGCCGTGCGCCTCGCCGAGGCGTTCGGCGAGCGGGCGGTGTTCACGCGGTTCGTTGCGCCGCAGCGCCCGACCGGCGCGTGGGTCCCGTACTACGAGCAGTTCCCGTGGGCCCTGCAGCCGGCCGACAGCCCGCTCTACGAGCTCACGGACGAGGTCGCCCCGCACGCCGAGCGGGCGGCGACGGTGACGGCGACCACCTTCGGCAAGTGGGGGCCGGACCTGCGGGCCCTCGTCGGCGACCAGCCCGAGCTC is a window from the Phycicoccus sp. M110.8 genome containing:
- the csrA gene encoding carbon storage regulator CsrA encodes the protein MLVLSRRPHESFRIGHDVVITVLEVNGDKVRIGIDAPSHVQVHRQEVYEEVQRANAAAAATEQGATTDLARAVRGAAGDRGSDRAAGTDDAATSAEPEEPGQPGAAPGA
- a CDS encoding sigma-70 family RNA polymerase sigma factor, which encodes MTATECFQASLDEFDVERACRENLPIVHYEVRSLSARLPGHVALDDLTSAGLGALVAAARSFDPALGVPFGRYAARRIRGALLDELRSMDWASRSLRARAREREAHREALAGRLSREPREQELATSMGTSVQELRELRRDLHQSVVLRIDAVREDGEADALLPRTTATPESLVVERERRAYLLAAVDALPERLQAVVRGTFFEDRPIREVAEELGVTESRVSQLRTEALGLLRDGLNTHLDPELVPARPDGVVARRRAAYYAEIAGRASHHNRRPGGIGSTHRAHRVVGE
- a CDS encoding LysE family translocator, which codes for MAGAAAGWPGPFEVHPTARHGAGRLFRMGLVTNLLNPKAAIMYLALIPQFVDPSRGHTVAQGFVLGAVQIAVSVTVNAGIVVAAGGIAGVLTRRPSWVVWQRRVTGTLLGAVAVVLAREVPARARV
- the flgN gene encoding flagellar export chaperone FlgN; this translates as MEALAARATLDDVPKRLRDAARLTMGAVVRTETRDAAQQCAELSGALWAVRGLLERLAYRLEVQRALVETGRATWVARAAQEVEIALEQVRGAELVRAVDTAPVALALGLDADATLSQIAALAPAPWDDLLAEHRTALLEATRDLTESAAANRDVLAAGAQAVEDVLARFTGPTPAATYGPTGARQTDPTRRLFDQST
- the fliW gene encoding flagellar assembly protein FliW, translated to MTLDAPSSTTTPVAHFAEGLVGFPDAHDYALHGGEGGVFEMLPTDGSGPGFVVAAAGVFFPDYQPVLDDATARRLGLEDADDALVLTIVTVGADVSAAHANLLAPVVVNTRSGVAEQVVLSGQDFPLRAPLGAH
- a CDS encoding flagellin encodes the protein MGLQINTNVAAMNAYRNLSSTQSSMATSLERLSSGLRINRAADDAAGLAISEKLRAQTNGLNQATSNAQDAISLVQTAEGALNETHSILQRMRQLSVQAANDTNTADDRTAIQSEVTALNDELDRIASTTQFNGQNLLDGTGGTSGTFTFQIGANSGQTVDVAFAKADTTTLGTGTLDVSTSAGAATALTAIDNAIKTVSGNRADLGAVQNRLQHTINSLSVASENSAAAESRIRDTDMAKEMTSFTRSQILQQAGVSMLAQANSAPQSVLKLLG
- a CDS encoding response regulator, whose protein sequence is MPEPRDVDPAELQRWLAEASPDGLWVFDREGRTVYANDRLAQLLGRTPGEMQGLSVFETLDEVGRQQFAHHLRELEETGEPGDNLECALVRKDGSRLWALVSHTPIHDEVGRPVGWLHRVTDYRQQRRLIESMQRSEQLLAEAQHIAKIGSWEWDVVTDTVTWSDELYRIYELDRVEDLSPTYQGFVDRIHPDDRAQVEATVQAAMETGTFEFDARIIRHDGGLKWIRGRGQATRDATGRVVRMGGTAQDVTETKDAEQALALLTSMATAANEATTITEVIPRILADVAEHTGWRAVAAWRVTHDGELVAVPGRTRPAPQADVDEARRLARAAIRSLMPEISRSTEGTHLVAAPVVAEERAACVIVMDTRATTPPTDSDSVTVGQASALFAHVAEREWAAERLAQARDDAMRASRAKSDFLATMSHEIRTPLNGVIGLSELLGRTELSPQQQRLADGIDSAGRSLLALVNDILDLSKIEAGRLELERVEFDPTSVVEQSTTLSAERARAKSLELAVTCSPDVPRRVLGDPVRFGQVVANLTANAVKFTAAGEVVVRCTVESARDGHVQLRVDVSDTGSGISPEVQARLFTAFSQGDTSTTREYGGTGLGLAISRQLVTAMGGRIGVNSEEGAGSTFWFTATFDAAGEGSAPPPPTSSVIAGLRALVVDDNETNRFILEEQLAGWKVDAVVASSGVQGLGLLDEAERQGAPFDLVLLDYVMPGVNGEQFARMVRADTRFDATRIILLTSAMDLGSGDIAAAGIDASLLKPVLPSALLDTLNTVGAASRQPGPAPEPVPAPAAPRQQARSLDRGRVLVVEDNEVNQLVAAGILESLGFAVDLAENGLAGYYSFQNADGAYDAVLMDCQMPQMDGYDATRAIRAFEDGRQHVPVIAMTASAIAGERERCLEAGMDDFLTKPVDIALLTDVLDRLVGPRATSPDDAAGAEPTPGPAPFAAEAGADAAPGPAPFAADLAPELAAALDLDRLAELLELDPDDPSLLLRMLDRFDSSTAETMDTLRAAHSAGDAEGQGRAAHKLKGTASNLGATALAALCLEVEHLGEDGVLVADPVVQELERQRRLAADALRAYREQVRPG